DNA sequence from the Lycium barbarum isolate Lr01 chromosome 5, ASM1917538v2, whole genome shotgun sequence genome:
ctccacctcaagaataaaattcatcggagtttcatgcctccgacctattgtgccctggcgttggcatttatcacaagagtgtgccaacatatttgcatcacgataaatggctggccagtagtagccacactctagcaccttggctacggttcgatttccactgtgatgtccaccaactggagaatcatggcacgctttcaaaatgtccatcacctcagattccgccACACATCTCCGGATCATATTATCAGCACAcgttaggggtgggcgttcggttgttcggttcggttttttcaaagttcggttcggtatttcggtttcggtttttttaaagTGAAAaccgaacaccgcaccgaattagttcggttcggtttcggttttttaattcGGTTTTTTGGCATTGGTTAAGTCCTCTTTGGTATGTTATCCTTGAACTTACAAACATCAAAGAGTAAATGTGGACAACAATACTACACTCATACTAGTTACTACCACATTACTCTAACCAAAAACTACAGAATCATACAAAGTACAAATACAACACTTTCACAGTTCACTGGTCGTAAGTCCATTCTTCTCTGTTGCTGCCTTGCTGGAGGATCCTTGTAAATTTCTGCTTGTTTACTTTTACCCCATAGAAGAATATACAAGCCAATAATAACCAAAATAGATCCCAACATATGCTGTTTAAGGGGAAAAAAATGACAGTAGCCACTTACATTATTAAAGGAGAAGTACTTCATATTTCATATCAGTTAAAAAATAGCCACTTACATTAAAGTTGTGGTCTTCGGAATGGAATCAGTTTTTATTTCTGAATTAATAAGCCATTCACCTGAATTTTATCATTATTCGTATAAAATATGAAAGTCTGAAAAACAAGAAAACGAGATAATACAACAAAAATACTAAAATTATACAAGGAATCAAATATGCATAATAGGAAGTTATGGATTTTGTTGCAACTGAACAGTGAACACAACGACATCCACTTTTTCTATGATCCAATTACACAAGTATTTTTAAAAGGTGCATCTTTCATAAAACAAGTACAGCAAGCCAAACAGCAGCAGCCGACAGCCAAGCTGCCAGCAGCACCAACCACTGCCAGTAGCCAGCAGCCAGCACCAGCCACTGCCAGCAGCCACCAACAGCATAGTTTACGTACAAAATTAGTACCTTAACACTTAACAGAGGAAACCAGTAACAACATGCAGCAAAACAGCGCACACAGTAAAAACGAGCAACACAAATGAAATAGCATAAGCTTAAATTTGAAGGCGAATTTGCCTCTCTTGTTGACGCTCAAGACATTTCTCAATATGCTTCAACAAGGAACTTGTGCCAGTCACTTTTGGATTATATTTAAGTATCATACCGCATGTCAAGCACCTTACTTTACGCCCTTCTTCATTGTCTTGAACTATCGCAAAGTATTCCCAAACATGTGAACGAGCTTTAGGAGGCATGGTCGAACTTGAACATGATAAAAAGTAAGATAAAACCAAAAGTTAGAATATAACTTTCAGGATAAAAGAACAAaactacaaaataaaatatttaacttACCACTAGTAGCAAAAAATAGCAAATTGCAATCAATCATCAACAATGCAAGGATCTCTTCCACTATTTGCCATCTCTAAAGATAATTTAATCAAATGTGTCATACAACATAAATGAGAATATGATTTTTGCACTAAAACACACAAAAATATAAAACCTTACAAAGTTCAAGTTTCTCAAGATACTCCAAACTTTCTTCCACACTAACGGGTTTAGTCTCTTCTCTAAGCCAATCTTGAGAACAAATAAGAGATTGCACATATTTAGGAGTTAATGAACTTCTAAATGGATCAAGAATATGCCCACCGGTACTAAATGCACATTCAGATGCCACACTAAAAACCGGAATAGACAATACATCACGAGCCAACTCTGAAAGAACAGGAAATCTAGGAGCATTTATTTTCCACCAATCTAAGATAAAAAACTCAACACGTTCATCTTCAAGTTCTTGATCTTCACTAATGTATCTATCCAACTCCGATTTAGCACCCGCACACCCAtaatcttctttttgttttttcaagtgaagcttagctcTCAAAGCCTTTTTTTTCAAAGAGGTGTCAGAATTAGAAGATACATCAGATGAGCATTGAGATGAAGAAGATGTAGATGGAGATGATTTATGATGAAATTCTCTTGAATAATTTTTTAGATACTCTCCAAACAAAGATTTCATATAATCATACACTCCTTCGCTTACTTTCTTTCCTACTTCCTCACCAAATAACTCTTCAAGCCCAAAGTTAACATACACAAATTTATTACGAGGATCCAACACGtaagcaataaaaatcattttgttcaTCTTTTCGGGATCCCCCCAATACTTTTTGAACTTTTGTCTCATTCGCTCAGCCATTATACATAAACTAACATCTTCACTTTCTAAACACACTTTCAAATGTACATCAAGCTCACATATATCCTCAAAATGAACATTAGAAGTAACGTAATGTGAACCTGAAACCTTTACGGTGAGCTCATGAAATCTTTCAAGAAACTTTACCACATTCCTTACATTCGCCCAATCATCACATGCGACAAGACCTGCAACACTTCCATCTTCACAAACATGAGTAGCAAGATAAGTTTTAAAATTCTCATCAAAAAAATCAAACCTATCAAAGGCCTTCTCAAAGTGTTGTGTCGTATCCAACATTAAGtaggtggaattccacctagTAGGCACATCTAGCTCTAATGATTTAGAACATTCCACCTTTTGAACTTCACAACATTTCTTAAAGTGAGCTCATCTTGCCGAAGATGATCTAACATACCTTACCATTTTCCTAACACGTTTGACAGAAGCATTAATTTCCTTCAAACCTTCTTGCACAATTAGATTAAGTATGTGAGCCATACATCTCACATGGAGATGCTTACCATCCATTATATTAGTTTCCCAATTATTTAACTGTTTAGACAATTCTCTAACTGTAACATCGTTGGAAGAAGCATTATCAACAGTAACAGTAAAAATTTGATCCAAGTTCCAATAAAGCAAACAAGTGCCAATAGCCTCTGCCATATGCTCACCCTTATGACTAGCGATAGGGCAAAAATTCAATATTTTTTATGCAAAACCCAATCTCTATCAATAAAGTGAGCAGtcaaacacatataattaatTCTTTGCAACGATGTCCATGTGTCAGTGGTAAGGAAAATTTTTGCTTTTGCTTCTCTAAAAGACTTCTTCAAATCTAGTCTCAATTCATCGTAACGTCCATAACAATCCCTTGTTACTGTTCTACGGGAAGGAACTTGAAATAAAGGTTGGGCTACTTGCATAAACTTCTTAAAGCCTTCCTTTTCTACAAAGCTAAATGGTAGTTCATCTATAATTATCATCTCAACTAAAGCCCTCCTAATTAATTGTTGATCAAATTCCCAACGCGGCTCATGCTCATCCGTAGATGCAAAATTTATCTTTTTCTGAGTGCTAGTTTTACTCTTGGCTTTATATGGTATGCACCTTAAAGCTATATGTTGTCTCAATCCCGTTGTTCCATTTACAGATGTATTAGCTGCATAAAGATTTTTACAATGTCTACACTTTGCTTTAACAATACCATTTACAATGACCTTATCAAAGTGCTCCCAAACATCTGATCTAGATTTcatattctttcttttctttgttacctGGGGCTCGGTGTCAAGTGAGTTGTCATTGCTATCATCTGTATTAGGTACGGTATCAGTTGAACCAACCAAACTTAATCTAGTTTCATCCGCCatctataaaaaattaaaaagagaaaCTATAAGATAAAGCTCTATAATAGTAGAGCAGCAAATATGCAAGAAATTATCCTAAGTCCTAACCCACTgataatttaagaaaatttaacaaatctgaaaaaataccaCAGCAAAATACCACAACAAATCTAAAAAAATAACATAGCATTTTTACAAACTTATATATTGACATACCCATTTCTCTACGATATATTGAGGGAATTTATTGAGATTATAAACTTGGGGAACTTGTCACTACCATCTTGTAAAAGTTAAAACTTGGGGGAATTGAAATTTCGTCTGAATAAGAAATTAAGAATGTAAAGATACTGGTTTGTGGGAGCCTAAAAATGAGAAATTATAAGAAGGAAATAAAACTACCTTATGGGAACAGAAATGCTGCCACGCTGGTTCACTGGCTGATTGTGGAAGAGCTGAAGCAGTCAAGCAGTTGTGGTCTTGTGGAAGAAGAGGAAATGGCGTGAAGCAGTCAGCAGTGAAGAGGATTGAGGAAATGGCGTGAAGAGCAGTGAATGAACTCAATGAAGCACTGAAGGTCTGAAGACTAGGGTTGGAATGTTGTTTACTTAATTTAATGGATAATGAATTTGGGCTTGGACAATGAATTTGGGCTTGGATAGTTGGATATCAGATATTTGTTGTGATTCACTGATTTGTGAACTTATATTATATATTggttaaaaaaatattataataaaatttcggttaaaccgaaaaacTGAACAACCGGAAATCCgaaaccgaacaccgaaccgaacaccgaattttctattttaaaaaaccagaaccgaaccgaaaaaccgaaaaaccaaaaactgaaaaaccgaattcattcggttcggttcggtttttcggttttcggtatttatgcccacccctagcACATgttctgaataagtaaggctcatcccaacaatACTGTCGGCAGTCTCTCAAGatcttcttcttttgatatgtcttcaactcttcaggaacgatgccagttgccaaataattggcaatatcggcataccatggtgtcATATCATTGGAAATgaccaagactctttcatccgggaaagtgtcatcaatatccagcacatcacTTGGTCTCCCTGGTGTTTCAAGTCGGgaaagatggtcagctacttgattttttgacccttttcggtctttgacttcaaagtcaaattcctgtagcaacaaaacccatcttatcaaccgaggcttagcatccttcttcgccatcaaatagcgcaatgcagcatggtcagtgtgaaccactaccttggcacccaataaataagcccgaaacttttcaaaagcataaacaatagcaagtaattcttgctccgttactgtatagttcagttgAGCTCCATTCAATGTCTTGCTgacataataaattgggtgcaggattttgtttagccgctgaccaagcacagcgccaattgcaagaccactggcgtcacacattaattcaaagggaagtgaccaATCTGGGGACACAACAATTggtgcggaggttaatttcagcttcaactgGTCGAAtgccttgatgcacttctcatcaaaattgaattttgattctttttccaaaagtttgcacattggatttgcaattttggagaagtctttgataaaccttctatagaatctggcgtgccccaagaaactacgaactccttttactgaaacgggcggagggagttgtgaaatcacatcgattttagcttgatcaacctcaatccctctttctgaaatcttatggccaaggataatgccctccttgaccataaaatgacacttctcccagttgagcacgaggttggtctcctcacaccgttgtagcacccgatcaagatgacccaaacattcatcgaatgaatctcccaccacagagaaatcatccatgaaaacttcaagaaagtttcaACCATATctgagaatatggacatcatgcatcgttggaaggtagctggtgcattgcaaagaccaaatggcatccggctgaaagcgaatgttccatagggacaagtgaaagtagtcttttattggtcttccaatgcaatgttgatctggttgtatcctgagtacccatccaagaaaaagtaataagatcttccggctagccgatcaagcatttgatcaataaaaggcatagggaagtgatccttgcaagatgcggtattcagcttccggtagtccatacacactctccaaccggtgacagtccttgttggaatcaactcatttttagagttagggacaacagtgatgccccctttctttggcacacactgaactgggcttacccatggactgttggcaatcaggtaaaccaccccagcatctaaccacttaataatctccttcttcaccacctcttgcatcggtggatttaatctccgctgatgctcaacactcggcgaactttcctcctccaactgtattcggtgctcacaaattccagcgggaatcccccggatgtctgcaatagtccaacccaaagctcttaaGTGCTTCCTTAAGACTACGATGAGTCTTTgaatttggccctcattcagaagtgatgacacaataactggaagagtagcattttctccaagaaatacatatttaagatgggatggCAGTTTCTTGAGTTCCAgtttcggtggctcaataattgatggttttgctggaggagttgttcgtttctctaaatcaagagacaatttcttgggctcataagagtaagaccccagacctgtgagtgaattcactgtctcattatatccctccatttgttcGGCATCAAAATTCACCAGGATGGCCAATAATGCTTCgctcaagcattcttcctccattttaaattCCACCGcttcatccacctcatcaacagagtttatgactgaaatactttgataaggactaggtaatttcatgATTTTACTAGCGTGAAAattcacctcctcatcgttcacccgaaactttatttcgtgcttttcggagtccataagagccctccctgtggcaaggaaaggtcttcccagaataataggaatttcttaatcaatagcacaatcaagaatcacgaaatctgcagGCAGTAGAATTTCCCCGATTTGaaccagcacatcatcaactaccccaactggcctttttatcgtTCTGTCAgtcatctgcaacctcatggtagttggccttggcatcgctagccccgatctcttaaaaatttccaggggcataagatttatgctagccccgttatcacacaaagccctggAAAACTTTTGCTGCCCTAttgtgcatggaattgtgaatgcccccggatcttccctcttttgcactgtagttttggaaagaatggcactaacgcggtgagtgatacccacagtgtcgtgtttcaattgctttttcttctttgttaggAGATCcttcaagtatttagcaaatccaggcatttcttggacagcatccatgaaaggaatgttcaaggtcaactgcttgagttgatcataaaatcgcagacacttctcatcttctgtgtttctcaccagcctttgaggaaaaggcggtgaagatttaaacaattggctcaaaggaCGAAGAGCACCGAAAaattttgccttccccttttcctggttTTCCACCGGTGCCTTGGGGTTATCAAGATTCTGCTTTTCTTCGGCTACAATAGGGACTTCCTCCCCTGCTTCTTCCTCCACGATATCATTTGATACATCAGGTTGCCCTTCTTCTTCAACAATTTGCTCTAGCtcaatcacctttttattagcctcttgaagtatttttccacttctagTGCTAATAGCCagtacattctccacagagtttactccactaccttttggatttggaactgtatcactcggtaGCTGTCCCCgatgaggagtatgcacttctcgggaaaggtctctgaattgtgcttcaagcttctgaatggaggCTGAATGAGATAGCTggacctgagacattcccttgattgtgctctctgttctgtcttgattcatcagcattttctgcatcatactcttTAATTCAGCAGAGTCATTAGATGTGTTGCCAacagagttgctagctgaattatCTCTCCATTGTTGGGAATTGGATGTttgccccctaggtggaatgtaggggttggagctcttgttgccataattatagttgttgtaattcccttgattagGATTTCCCTGTTCATTTCTTCCATAATTATTCCCTTGGAATTGTTGTTGAGGtttttgccatgggtgattaccgggaccttgatagttttgccgttgataacccccttgcgagttattGACATAATTAGCATCCTCATATTGTGGCTGCCCTTCTATGTAAGTTTCGTcagagacttggtacattccgagCGCATGAGGTGGCATCTCGTCGACAACATTCACCCCTTTGTcttctttctccataagccttttcgataataaatccacggtggtttgcaattgagcgaatgcatgatctcgctcatgattttctttggccaccgcggcagtagagggactaccatatgatagAACTTCGCTATCACTCGAATGTCAGGCTTGATTGTGGGTAGTAAGCTTGTCAAGAAACctggtgatgttgacaaaggatttgtccatgaagcatcccccagctgcagtattgacagctatttgattcatggtatctagccccttgtagaacttctcggtgaggattgcatccggaaatccatgagtcggagattgagctagataatatttgaaacgctcccatgctgcATATAACTGTTCCCCCGAAAGTTGTTTGAATCCAAAGATCTTGTCCCGAAGCTtagcctttttgcttggtgggaaccaTTTTTTTAAACATATATATTGGCCAACTCGTTCCAGTTGTGAATAGTATTACTGGgtagcttttcataccattccctcgcttggccagccaaggaatatttgaaaacccgTAATCGCAGTGCATCAACAGGAACAACACCTTGAGATTGTTGAGAACATACATGCACGAAAATCTTCAGGTGTCGAAGTGGacagtcctccgaagaatttcgaaaatagccttcaagtttcaatagctgatagatagaactatcaattttgaaatttgCATTTCCTGTTCTAGGCGGAACTACGGctgaagcataatcagcttcgtcgataaattccgcaaatacattctcaccctcctcttcttctggtgcaagatggttcacttggattcccccttggtttccttgattgcgatggggtcttcctgccatgatcacctggttcactaaaacagcaaacgaggtgtgatggaatagaaaaagttttaaataaTAGTACACAACCattagtaatttctaaaccgtattccccggcaacggcgccaaaatttgatgagctcaaattacacctattaatggcgtaaagcggacgttgtcaaatatactaacccaacaaggttggggtcgaatcccacagggaatatggagagaaaagaatactaatcgtatgcgataccagtctttaaatgctttaatcctattccggatagtttgaattgattgttgaataatgtaattgaatactttgacttaaagtgtaattaatgcgagagagagagactaaggttgtgttccccaatttgattagatattatgcttcaggtttcaaagtgatatacttctaatggttgttctatgaatatgcacttggtctcttaaagacttcttaatgttttccaacagttaagcagaatttcctctttatgattcttccgaatataaaagagttacaatcgaagagcgaccaataatgccaatttagacttattcttattcctaagttagtctattaaacgagtgttaacgcctcgagtcattgttattcaatcttaccaatattgactctctttcccaagaaaagtcaatataatggcttcggctaatgcttgcaatcattacccaacgttacaactcaaagatagaataaataacaacaaccattatgcatatatcataaatagaaacccattcacataatacccatcatgggattcataaccttagaattgaaattagctactcataatgtttcttgacagtaaaagcttaaagattaacataatacacttacaatactaatacaagatggaatgagagtgaagttgttgccttaaatgctccaaccacttcaagatttaaaacctagggtttgtgcctctaaaataaaatctgaataatgatttaaaaccctacattaagtacttatagagccaaaaatcgtgCCAAGTTTcgggacaaaaatgcccttacgctgcatcgttacggaccgtaacctgtgttacggtccatccttcaattcgtcatttgtcagctttgacgttacggccaccatgtgacggaccgtaccctgtgttacggtccgtccttctgcagcgtaagtggtgacaattacttggcaactctctggaattttggctgatgttacggtgaagtgttacggaccgtaacactgaaggtttattgaaactctctggaaatttagctcatgttacggtgacatgttacggaccgtaacatgagttacggaccgtaacactccaccgtaacactgatggtttcaatgaaaactttctggaattttaggccctgttacggttcaaaggtatgaaccgtaacatgagttacggatcctgttacggtccgtaacatgagttacggaccgtcgcttagctccaatttgtccgttttttcagcattacttctcatttccgatccttagttaatcaaccctataaaacataaaaataacataagaaacaatgtaaaaacacttaaaatcaagcaacatgtctagttacaTAGGCATAAAATATtctaaaattcacggcacatcagcaGTTTAGCTATACTGAGCATACATCGGACTTTCTCAACAATAGTGTGGTTCATTCTTTCAGCTACACCGTTATGTTGTGGTGTTCGTGGCACCGTTTTCTCATGTCTGATCCCATGTCCAGCACAATATGCCAAAAACTCCCAGGAAGTGTACTCGCCTCCATTGTCGGATCGGAGgcatttcagcttctttccagtctcCCTTTCTACCATAGCATGGAATGTCTTGAAACGATCAAATACTTGATCCTTCAATTTGAGACAATAAGCCCAAACTTTCCGTGATGCGTCGTCAATGAATGTCACGAAGTATTTGCTACCACCAAGAGATTCTTCTTCAATGGGTCTACACACGTCAGAGTGGACAAGGCTCAGCAACTCGGAACGATTCTTTCTGGTGGAACTGAAAGAAACTCTATGTTGTTTCCCGAATAAACAGTGATCACAGGGATCCAAAGTTACGTCTTTATCTATTGAGATGGTTTCTTTCTTTGCAAGAGTCGTCAATCCCTTCAGACTCATGTGGCCCAATCGTCTATGCCACAAGTTTGGCGATGTCTCTTCTTCAACTGCATTGAGACTCGGTCGATACAACTTTACATTGGTTTTGTAAAGAGTACCACAAATATGTCCTCTAGGTATAACCATAGAGCCTTTAGACAACTTCCACGTACCATCCTTGAATAGATTTCCATACCCCTGTCGATCCAGAGCTACTCCTGAGATCAGATTCAATCTCAGATCCGGAACATGACGAACCTCTTTCAACACAAGTGAGCTTCCATTGCTGATTTTTATGTGCATATCACCAATACCAACAATGCTCGAGAAACTGGTGTTGCCCATCTTCACAACGTCGTGGTCTCCAGATTTATAAGTACTGAACAAATTCCGGTGTGGAGTGGCATGGAATGATGCAGCAGTATCAATCACCCACTCAATATCATTTGTGCCCACGTGTAGGCATGCTTCCTCTCTGCATGTAACAAGCGCAATGCCTGGTGACACGGTGACCATGGTCTCACTATCTTCCTTACTTGAACTCTGGTTAGTTTGAGGCTGCTCCCGTTTAAGCTTTCGACACTCCACCTTCTTGTGGCTATAGTTGCCACAATAGTTACAATAGCCCTCGAACCAAGTGTTAGTATCGACGGACTTTCCCTGCTCTCGTGATCTCCCTTGAACTTGAGATCTTTCTCTAATTTGACCTCGACCTCTACCTTTGCCTCagcctcttcctctacctccgcttCTACCTCCGTTGCCTCCACTATTTTCGGAAACAAGGGCATATGATTGATCTACCCGGCTTCTTTTCTTCGCGATTCCTCGTTTATTAAGGCGTCCGTGACCATCTGCATGGTCACCTTACCATTGGGGGCGGAATTACTGAGAGTGACGACAAGAGTCTCCCAGCTATCAGGTAGAGAACTTAGGAGGAAGATTGTTTGCTCCTCATCTTTGAGAACCCATTCGGCTGCACTTAGCTGGTTCACGAGATCTTGAAACTGACTTGTGTGTTCTGTGACAGAGGTACTACTACGTAGCTTGTGATTTACCAATCGCCTCATCAAAAATGTTTTATTTCGAGCCGTTTTTGCTTGGTCCATGCTCCCAAGCTTTTCCCAAAGTTTGTAAGCACTCGTTTCCTGCGCGATATGATGGAATACACTATGGTCAATCCACTGTCGAATTTGTGCGACCGTTTTCCTATTCATTCTTGCCCATTCTTCGTCTGTCTTCTTGTCGGGTTTGGCACCTTTATTTTCGAGCGGCTCGGCTAAATCCTTCAAATTTAACAAGTCCTCCATACGAGGTTTTCACATGTTATAATTTGAGGATGTTAGCGGAATCATGGTATCCGATGATGATTTCTCCATGATAAAGTGCACTTAATCTGCTTGTACTGGACTGTGGAAGCAGAGTCAGGCAAAACGGGACTCACGGTTGAATCCGAAATGGTCAAAAACCTAGGGGACCGGTCTAACCAATCTGAAAACCGAACAAAAACAGAGTGAACCAGCCTGCACTAATTCAAACCGAACCGGGCCGGTTTAACCACTGGTTGGTTGAAAGAGTCAACAAAAGGATGATGTGGAATTGGACTTTGACCAGATCTGGTTCTGGTCAAACGGGTTGGTCGGATCGGGTTTCTCC
Encoded proteins:
- the LOC132639878 gene encoding zinc finger BED domain-containing protein DAYSLEEPER-like translates to MADETRLSLVGSTDTVPNTDDSNDNSLDTEPQVTKKRKNMKSRSDVWEHFDKVIVNGIVKAKCRHCKNLYAANTSVNGTTGLRQHIALRCIPYKAKSKTSTQKKINFASTDEHEPRWEFDQQLIRRALVEMIIIDELPFSFVEKEGFKKFMQVAQPLFQVPSRRTVTRDCYGRYDELRLDLKKSFREAKAKIFLTTDTWTSLQRINYMCLTAHFIDRDWVLHKKY